aaataattatatCCATGCActtctttttttaattattgaAGTATCCTAATCTAACATCAAATAAGAATATGAGATTACTTGTGACTTAAGGCTTCATGCTAATTTCATGATCCGTCCAAAAAAAAACCCTTTATTTTGATTTCGTTCTTTAATTTTCCTTTATCCTCTTATCAAAAGCCGGACTACGGATTGGCGGCAGAATGGTAGTTATGAAAATGGAACGGTAGTTTGGTAGTTGAAGTCACATTaaaacattatatatattttaaaaaacattagatttttttttacatttatttTTACAGGAAAATTAATATTGCTACACAGGGAAAAAAATCATACGTTATCTATTATAAATACACATTAGGGAAAAAATCATACGTTATCTATTATAAATACACATTAGATTTATGAAATGTGAAtaaaaattatgtaataaatatatttattaaaattttataaaatataattgatATTTTACTtacaattataaaattaatagttTATCATATATTGTCTTTCGGGTTTAAAtcttattataattaatttttatttattatataaaaggaTAAAACACCCTCATAATATAtaacttaagaaattttaataatttcataacgGAGTTGGTGTATGGAttgataaaacaattaaaattagtGTATATATAAATTTCACAAATAAAGCTAAAACCAATTAAAAGCTAAAATACTAAGGATTTTGCTACTTTATTTAGAGGAGTCTTCATACTTCCATTACATGCAAATGAACTCATGAACTTTAATTTGTAGTAAATAAGTGCTTAATGGATCTGAATAagcttttagtttttttttatacttaatttaataaattaagtgcAAATAAAGGAATAATGActaccaaaaatacaaaaaattgtTTACAAAATCTCAATTTAACCCGCCCTGTTATCATCTATTTTTTTTCTCTTCGCTCAGGAAGTTGTTGGGCATTCTCAGCAATTGCAGCAGTGGAAGGCATAAACAAAATCGTGTCCGGTGAACTAATCTCTCTATCGGAACAAGAACTAGTCGATTGTGACCGATCCTACGATGCCGGTTGCAATGGTGGCCTAATGGACTATGCCTTCCAATTCATTATCGACAATGGTGGCATTGACACTGAAAAGGATTATCCTTACCTTGGCTTCAATAACCAATGTGATCCAACAAAAGTCAGTTCCCAATGCTTAAATCCTAACACCACAGTAATCTTGCAGTTTGTTTATGGTTATGGATTTTGatgccttttttttcttttttctgacAGAAAAACGCTAAGGTTGTTAGCATTGATGGGTACGAGGATGTTCCAAATAACGAGAATGCTTTAAAAAAGGCCGTCGCACATCAGCCTGTGAGTATCGCCATTGAAGCTGGTGGTAGAGCTTTCCAACTCTATGAATCAGTaagttcacctatttttctcaaGCAAAATAACACTCTGTACAAGAATTAGAGTGTTTTACCATTTGTCATTGTTTGAACATATTTCCAGGGAGTTTTTAATGGTGAATGCGGGTTAGCTTTAGACCATGGCGTGGTTGCGGTCGGATATGGCTCCGATGATAACGGTCAAGACTACTGGATTGTGAGGAATTCATGGGGCAGCAATTGGGGTGAAAATGGATATATAAGAATGGAGCGTAATATTAATGCTAATACCGGAAAGTGTGGTATTGCAATGGAGGCTTCCTATCCTGTTAAGAATGGGGCAAATATCATCCAACCTTACTATAATGAAAGCACTGAGAATATCAGCAGTGCTTGAATTCATTGCTACAGTTTGCAGTTCTTGAGTTAAAAATGTCTCACCTGCTCTGTTTTAGGCCATTGGAGAAGACAATCAGCGACTCCCAGATGCAAATAATGATGCTGGGATTTTatcattgttatatatatatatttacaattcaTCAAAAACAACTGGGAAACTGGTATTGTTATGATTTATGATTCATGAAATTTCAATTCATGTATGTTATCTTTATTTGTCAAGTACTCTCTAGTAATTAGATTAACTAAGACAAATTCAACTTCAGAACTAATTTTGATGTTATACCAACTGCACTGCTTGATTGGTATTATATTCTGCAAAATACATTTGATGAAAGATATACCGTACAGACGACAAGAAATGTTGGATTTTCCTTCCGTGTAAAGCAATTTTAGCAATATAACTTGGGTTTCTCTAAGTAAAAACATCTCTGCTACATCCGGAAGCTAATCCAGTAAAAAGCTGGATGAAATGAACAAATACGCGATGTACGATCGATGATCATTTAGAGAAAACTTGTATTAGCAGAGCCATTACTATAGGATATTCAGCTATAAAAACAAAATTCATGGGAAAATAGAAAAGGAAACTGTCTGTAATATGT
This window of the Gossypium arboreum isolate Shixiya-1 chromosome 12, ASM2569848v2, whole genome shotgun sequence genome carries:
- the LOC108479597 gene encoding cysteine proteinase mucunain-like, which translates into the protein MELTLLFPLFFFFTLSLATYISTLTLNQNHPSSSSSSSWRSDDEVMGLYKSWVIQHGKAYNGIGEEEKRFEIFKDNLMFIDEHNSNNNTTYKLGLNKFADLTNQEYRAKFLGTRTDPRRRLMKSKIPSSRYAHRAGDNLPDSVNWRDHGAVSRVKDQGSCGSCWAFSAIAAVEGINKIVSGELISLSEQELVDCDRSYDAGCNGGLMDYAFQFIIDNGGIDTEKDYPYLGFNNQCDPTKKNAKVVSIDGYEDVPNNENALKKAVAHQPVSIAIEAGGRAFQLYESGVFNGECGLALDHGVVAVGYGSDDNGQDYWIVRNSWGSNWGENGYIRMERNINANTGKCGIAMEASYPVKNGANIIQPYYNESTENISSA